From a region of the Mercurialis annua linkage group LG1-X, ddMerAnnu1.2, whole genome shotgun sequence genome:
- the LOC126678095 gene encoding uncharacterized protein LOC126678095 yields MLQKGGFGFLSATIIFFLVFSLVFSSLAVPATRSLKSSTEENQSASLVQDLLIQDAMDLSSNSDGEELLDFTINGRMDLESTDYPGTGANNHHDPKPPGRS; encoded by the exons ATGCTGCAAAAGGGTggttttggttttctttctGCTACTATAATTTTCTTTCTGGTTTTCTCTTTGGTTTTCTCTTCTCTTGCAGTTCCTGCTACTA GAAGTCTCAAGTCAAGTACTGAAGAAAACCAATCAGCATCACTAGTCCAAGATTTACTGATTCAG GATGCAATGGATTTGAGCAGTAATAGTGATGGAGAGGAGCTTCTTGATTTTACTATTAATGGAAGGATGGATTTGGAAAGCACAGATTATCCAGGGACTGGAGCAAATAATCATCATGATCCAAAACCACCTGGAAGATCttga